A region of Methyloversatilis discipulorum DNA encodes the following proteins:
- the lepB gene encoding signal peptidase I: MNFALILFVLCVLTGILWVMDKAVFAKQRPAGTPDPWWVEYGASFFPVIIVVFTLRSFVVEPFRIPSGSMIPTLLVGDFILVNKYTYGVRLPVLNTKIVDMNDPQRGDVMVFRYPADPSVDYIKRVVGLPGDKIAYQNKRLTINGVEVPVKAQEDYFHKERAYYSNRYSETLGEVEHSILNDRDARADVPMALDFPGRENCVYNHEGVSCEVPAGHYFVLGDNRDQSADSRVWGFVPDANIVGKAFFVWFHADAIVPPKGIDFGRIGSFR; encoded by the coding sequence TTGAATTTCGCACTGATTCTTTTTGTGCTGTGTGTGCTCACGGGCATTCTGTGGGTGATGGACAAGGCGGTGTTCGCCAAGCAACGCCCGGCCGGTACGCCCGATCCGTGGTGGGTTGAGTACGGCGCCAGTTTCTTCCCCGTCATCATCGTCGTGTTCACGCTGCGCAGTTTCGTCGTCGAACCCTTCCGCATTCCGTCCGGCTCGATGATTCCGACCCTGCTGGTGGGCGACTTCATCCTGGTGAACAAATACACCTACGGCGTGCGGCTGCCGGTGCTCAACACCAAGATCGTCGACATGAATGATCCGCAGCGCGGCGATGTGATGGTGTTCCGCTACCCGGCCGATCCGTCGGTCGACTACATCAAGCGCGTGGTCGGTCTGCCGGGCGACAAGATCGCCTACCAGAACAAGCGACTCACCATCAACGGCGTCGAGGTGCCGGTGAAGGCGCAGGAGGACTACTTCCACAAGGAACGTGCCTACTATTCCAATCGTTACTCGGAAACGCTGGGCGAGGTCGAACATTCCATCCTGAACGACCGCGACGCGCGCGCCGACGTACCGATGGCGCTCGATTTTCCGGGCCGCGAGAACTGTGTCTACAATCACGAAGGGGTGAGCTGCGAGGTGCCGGCCGGCCACTATTTCGTGCTGGGCGACAACCGCGACCAGAGTGCCGACAGCCGCGTCTGGGGCTTCGTGCCGGACGCCAACATCGTCGGCAAGGCCTTCTTCGTCTGGTTCCACGCGGATGCCATCGTGCCGCCGAAGGGCATCGATTTCGGCCGCATCGGCAGCTTCCGTTGA
- a CDS encoding DUF4845 domain-containing protein, translating to MQRKQSGLSMVGFILVAGLVAIVVILGMKSVPAVIEYYTILKNVKAIVKSGEVKGGTVADYRNAYAKRAIMDEMSSVTPADLDIVKDTQGVEISFAYQRKVPLWGPVSLLFEFEGSASGSN from the coding sequence ATGCAGCGCAAGCAGTCCGGTCTGAGCATGGTGGGATTCATTCTGGTGGCGGGTCTGGTTGCCATCGTCGTCATCCTCGGCATGAAGTCGGTGCCGGCGGTGATCGAGTACTACACCATCCTGAAGAACGTGAAAGCCATCGTGAAGAGCGGCGAGGTCAAGGGTGGCACCGTCGCCGACTACCGCAATGCCTACGCCAAGCGCGCCATCATGGACGAAATGTCCAGCGTCACGCCGGCCGATCTCGACATCGTCAAGGACACCCAGGGCGTCGAGATTTCCTTCGCCTACCAGCGCAAGGTACCGCTGTGGGGGCCGGTGAGCCTGTTGTTCGAATTCGAAGGGTCGGCCTCGGGGTCGAACTGA
- the rnc gene encoding ribonuclease III → MNPDAQIEQALGHVFASRALLAQALTHSSFSSTHNERLELLGDAVLDCVATDLLFRRFPDVPEGLLSRLRASLVKEDTLAEIAAAIAVGDALRLSAGELKTGGRSRPALLANALEALIGAVFLEGGYEAARKVVARLLDARLNALNPERDARDPKTALQEWLHARAKKPPRYEIASTSGPAHAPVFCAACIVEAYGLRTEGEGRSRRHAEQAAATRALEQLQGQS, encoded by the coding sequence TTGAACCCGGATGCCCAGATCGAGCAGGCGCTCGGCCACGTTTTCGCGTCGCGCGCACTGCTCGCACAGGCGCTGACGCACAGCAGCTTCTCTTCTACCCACAACGAGCGGCTCGAACTGCTGGGCGACGCGGTGCTCGACTGCGTCGCCACCGACCTGCTTTTCCGTCGCTTTCCGGACGTGCCCGAAGGCCTGCTGTCGCGGCTGCGCGCGTCGCTGGTGAAGGAAGACACGCTGGCCGAAATCGCTGCCGCCATCGCTGTCGGCGACGCGCTGCGGCTCAGCGCGGGCGAGCTGAAGACCGGCGGTCGCAGCCGCCCGGCGCTGCTGGCGAATGCACTCGAAGCGCTGATCGGCGCAGTCTTCCTCGAAGGCGGCTACGAGGCGGCGCGCAAGGTGGTCGCACGGCTGCTTGATGCCCGCCTGAATGCACTGAATCCCGAGCGCGACGCCCGCGACCCGAAGACGGCGCTGCAGGAATGGCTGCACGCGCGGGCCAAGAAACCGCCGCGCTACGAAATCGCCTCCACCTCCGGGCCGGCGCACGCGCCGGTGTTCTGCGCCGCCTGCATCGTCGAAGCCTATGGTCTGCGCACCGAAGGCGAAGGGCGCAGCCGCCGCCACGCCGAGCAGGCCGCCGCCACGCGCGCACTCGAACAACTTCAGGGGCAGTCATGA
- the era gene encoding GTPase Era, which translates to MTDITHCGFIAIVGRPNVGKSTLMNRLIGQKVSITSAKAQTTRHRIHGVLTRDAHQFVFVDTPGFQTKHRNALNRVMNRAVTQALADVDVILFVIEAGRLTEADEEVIALLPKDRPVLLLLNKTDKTGDRAKLLPFVERIAKLHDFHAIMPVSAQRGDGLDALLKVAGELLPEGQAMFDADDFTDRSERFLAAEYIREKLFRQLGDELPYGLAVEIERFEAEGTLRRIAACVIVSREAHKGIVIGQGGEVLKSVGSAARSDMEKVFGSKVFLELHVKVRSGWADDERALKSLGFEP; encoded by the coding sequence ATGACCGACATCACTCATTGCGGCTTCATCGCCATCGTCGGTCGACCCAACGTCGGCAAGTCGACGCTGATGAACCGGCTGATCGGCCAGAAGGTGAGCATCACCTCGGCCAAGGCGCAGACCACGCGTCACCGCATCCACGGCGTGCTGACGCGCGACGCGCACCAGTTCGTGTTCGTCGATACGCCCGGCTTCCAGACCAAGCACCGCAATGCGCTCAACCGCGTGATGAATCGCGCGGTCACGCAGGCGCTGGCCGACGTGGACGTGATCCTGTTCGTCATTGAAGCCGGTCGGCTGACCGAGGCCGACGAAGAGGTGATCGCGCTGCTGCCGAAGGACCGCCCAGTGCTGCTGCTGCTGAACAAGACCGACAAGACCGGCGACCGCGCCAAGCTGCTGCCCTTCGTCGAACGCATCGCGAAGCTGCACGACTTCCACGCCATCATGCCGGTCAGCGCGCAGCGCGGCGACGGGCTCGATGCGCTGCTGAAGGTGGCCGGCGAACTGCTGCCGGAAGGTCAGGCGATGTTCGACGCCGACGACTTCACCGACCGTAGCGAGCGCTTCCTCGCCGCCGAATACATTCGCGAAAAACTGTTCCGGCAACTGGGTGACGAACTGCCTTACGGGCTGGCGGTCGAGATCGAGCGCTTCGAGGCGGAAGGCACTCTGCGCCGCATCGCCGCCTGTGTCATCGTCAGCCGCGAGGCGCACAAGGGCATCGTGATCGGGCAGGGCGGCGAGGTACTGAAGTCGGTCGGTTCGGCCGCGCGCAGCGATATGGAGAAAGTGTTCGGTTCCAAGGTCTTTCTCGAACTGCACGTGAAGGTGCGCAGCGGCTGGGCCGACGACGAGCGCGCGCTGAAGAGCCTGGGCTTCGAGCCATGA
- the recO gene encoding DNA repair protein RecO gives MSSGKQRVDGQPAFLLQAHPYRETSLVVDVFSRDFGRIGLVARGAKRPRSQLRGVLVEFQPLDLGWFGAGELRTLARAEWQRAWPMLSGPRLLLGYYLNELLQRLLARDDAHPALFDLYAEAVQKLALAPAETVRHEALLRGFEKALLRELGYGLTLDHDANGDAIDPAAHYMYKPELGLLEGEGGVDEVSLSGAQALAIHADDYADAQVARLAKTLMRVLIAHYLQGQELRTRRVFIELQDL, from the coding sequence GTGAGCTCCGGCAAGCAGCGGGTGGACGGCCAGCCGGCCTTCCTGCTGCAGGCACACCCCTATCGCGAAACGAGCCTGGTGGTCGACGTGTTCAGCCGCGACTTCGGCCGCATCGGCCTGGTGGCGCGCGGCGCCAAACGGCCGCGTTCGCAGCTGCGTGGCGTGCTGGTCGAATTCCAGCCGCTGGATCTGGGCTGGTTCGGTGCCGGCGAACTGCGCACGCTGGCGCGTGCCGAATGGCAGCGTGCATGGCCCATGCTGTCCGGTCCGCGTCTGCTGCTGGGCTACTATCTGAACGAATTGCTGCAGCGCCTGCTGGCGCGCGACGATGCGCATCCGGCGCTGTTCGACCTGTACGCCGAGGCGGTGCAGAAGCTCGCGCTGGCGCCGGCCGAGACGGTGCGCCACGAGGCGCTGCTGCGCGGTTTCGAGAAGGCGCTGCTGCGCGAACTGGGCTACGGACTGACGCTCGATCACGATGCCAACGGTGACGCGATCGATCCGGCGGCGCACTACATGTACAAGCCCGAACTCGGTCTGCTCGAAGGTGAGGGCGGTGTGGACGAGGTCAGCCTGAGCGGTGCGCAGGCGCTGGCCATCCACGCCGACGACTACGCCGACGCGCAGGTTGCGCGGCTGGCGAAGACACTGATGCGCGTGCTGATCGCGCATTATCTGCAGGGACAGGAGCTGCGCACGCGGCGCGTTTTCATCGAACTACAGGATCTCTGA
- a CDS encoding pyridoxine 5'-phosphate synthase has protein sequence MIELGVNIDHVATIRQARRTYEPDPVWAAVEAHLGGADGITVHLREDRRHIQDDDVRRLRDLVHIKLNLEMAATEEMVGIACALKPEMAMLVPEGRHEVTTEGGLDIVSQEERLTGVVGRLRDAGIVTSVFIDAEPAQIEAAARIGAQVCEVHTGPYAHAFHGLGRDRESQAVVVELDKVRAGGKLIRDLGMRFNAGHALNYANVQPVAELPGVRELHIGHAIVSRSVFVGLREAVREMKALMREAAGRAA, from the coding sequence ATGATCGAACTGGGCGTCAATATCGACCACGTGGCCACGATACGGCAGGCCCGCCGCACCTATGAACCGGATCCGGTATGGGCGGCGGTCGAGGCCCACCTGGGCGGTGCCGACGGCATCACCGTGCACCTGCGAGAAGACCGCCGCCACATCCAGGACGACGACGTGCGCCGGCTGCGCGATCTGGTGCACATCAAGCTCAATCTCGAAATGGCGGCCACCGAGGAAATGGTGGGCATTGCCTGCGCGCTGAAGCCGGAAATGGCGATGCTGGTGCCGGAAGGCCGGCACGAGGTGACGACCGAGGGCGGGCTGGACATCGTGTCGCAGGAAGAGCGTCTTACCGGTGTGGTCGGCCGCCTGCGCGACGCAGGCATCGTCACCAGCGTGTTCATCGACGCCGAGCCAGCGCAGATCGAGGCGGCCGCGCGCATCGGTGCCCAGGTATGCGAGGTGCACACCGGCCCCTACGCTCACGCCTTCCACGGCCTCGGCCGCGATCGCGAATCGCAGGCGGTGGTGGTCGAGCTCGATAAGGTGCGCGCCGGCGGCAAGCTCATCCGCGACCTCGGCATGCGTTTCAACGCCGGCCACGCGCTGAACTACGCCAACGTGCAGCCGGTGGCCGAACTGCCGGGCGTGCGCGAACTGCACATCGGCCACGCCATCGTCAGCCGCTCGGTGTTCGTCGGTCTGCGCGAAGCGGTGCGCGAAATGAAGGCACTGATGCGCGAGGCGGCCGGGAGGGCTGCGTGA
- the acpS gene encoding holo-ACP synthase yields MIFGVGTDLCGVARFERMLAEDGDAIARRILAAAEVPEYESAKQPAHFLAKRFAAKEALGKALGTGIRTPVLLRSIAVTHDDLGKPAFAYDETLTAWMSARGLRAHLSLSDETEHALAFVVVERTENTA; encoded by the coding sequence GTGATCTTCGGCGTCGGCACCGACCTGTGCGGCGTCGCGCGTTTTGAGCGCATGCTGGCCGAGGACGGTGACGCCATCGCGCGGCGCATCCTCGCCGCCGCCGAAGTGCCCGAGTACGAATCGGCGAAGCAGCCGGCGCATTTCCTGGCCAAGCGCTTCGCTGCCAAGGAGGCGCTGGGCAAGGCGCTGGGCACCGGCATCCGTACGCCGGTGCTGCTGCGTTCGATTGCCGTGACGCACGACGATCTGGGCAAACCTGCCTTCGCCTACGACGAAACGTTGACGGCGTGGATGAGCGCACGCGGCCTGCGTGCCCATCTGTCGCTATCCGACGAAACCGAACACGCGCTTGCCTTCGTGGTGGTCGAGCGCACGGAGAACACTGCATGA
- the nagZ gene encoding beta-N-acetylhexosaminidase, with translation MRTTPPGPVMIDVAGFELDAEDRELLAHPSVGGLILFARNFHDAQQLAALTDAIHAVRRPPLLIAVDHEGGRVQRFKSDGFTHLPSMRTLGIRYEADAQGALADARAAGYVLAAELRALGVDLSFTPVLDLDFGRSGVIGDRAFHRDPAIVAPLAGALAEGLRAAGMKSVGKHFPGHGFAEADSHVAIPVDERDFDTIWADDIRPYIDLGKQIDAVMPAHVIYPAVDRMPAGFSRAWVQGILREKLAFDGVVFSDDLSMEGASVAGDVVARAEAAWDAGCDMVLVCNARDQAVKLIDGWRPAFDSVRSARVESLMPKQPYGDRTVLAQDARYRDALGTVQRLIA, from the coding sequence ATGAGAACGACCCCGCCCGGACCGGTCATGATCGACGTGGCCGGCTTCGAACTGGATGCCGAAGACCGCGAGCTGCTGGCTCACCCGTCGGTCGGTGGGCTCATCCTGTTCGCGCGCAACTTCCATGACGCGCAACAGCTGGCCGCGCTGACCGATGCCATCCACGCAGTGCGCAGGCCGCCGCTGCTGATCGCGGTCGATCACGAAGGTGGCCGGGTGCAGCGCTTCAAGTCCGATGGCTTTACCCATCTGCCGTCGATGCGCACGCTGGGTATTCGCTACGAGGCGGACGCACAAGGCGCGCTGGCCGACGCACGTGCCGCCGGCTATGTACTGGCGGCCGAACTGCGCGCGCTCGGCGTTGATCTGTCCTTCACGCCGGTGCTCGATCTCGATTTCGGTCGCAGCGGCGTGATTGGCGATCGCGCCTTCCACCGTGACCCGGCCATCGTCGCGCCGCTGGCGGGTGCATTGGCGGAGGGCCTGCGCGCGGCCGGCATGAAGTCGGTCGGCAAGCACTTCCCCGGCCACGGCTTTGCCGAGGCCGATTCGCACGTCGCGATTCCGGTCGACGAGCGCGACTTCGACACCATCTGGGCCGACGACATCCGTCCCTACATCGACCTCGGCAAGCAGATCGACGCGGTCATGCCAGCGCACGTGATCTATCCCGCGGTCGATCGCATGCCGGCCGGTTTTTCGCGCGCCTGGGTGCAGGGCATCCTGCGCGAGAAGCTCGCTTTTGATGGCGTGGTGTTCAGCGACGACCTGTCGATGGAAGGCGCGTCAGTGGCGGGCGACGTGGTCGCGCGCGCCGAAGCGGCGTGGGATGCGGGCTGCGACATGGTGCTGGTGTGCAATGCGCGCGACCAGGCGGTGAAGCTGATCGACGGCTGGCGCCCTGCATTCGACAGCGTGCGCAGTGCGCGCGTCGAGTCGCTGATGCCGAAACAACCCTACGGGGATCGCACGGTGCTGGCACAGGACGCACGCTATCGCGATGCGCTCGGCACGGTGCAGCGCCTGATCGCCTGA
- the uvrC gene encoding excinuclease ABC subunit UvrC, which produces MGFDAKAWLPTVPEDPGVYRMIGAEEDVLYVGKAKNLRRRVSSYFQRTPSSPRIGLMVAQVARVDITVVRSEAEALILENNLIKSLRPKYNILFRDDKSYPYIRISNDRFPRIGFFRGTVGRDARYFGPLPNVWAVRDTIQLVQRAFLLRTCENSVFANRSRPCLLHQIHRCSAPCVDLVSKEDYDEDVRLTALFLNGRHSEVIDKLSAQMNAAAEALAFEKAAQIRDQIRALSKVLHKQFADSARDEDLDIVVAIERDGAACVNHAMVRGGRHLGDHAHFPAAGQGSAADMLVAFLSQHYASGNAPRRIVVNVLPEDEVEAPLPGSTLALARNERERAWADMALKNAEIALRAKIDAGARASHRVAALVEALELDIAPERIECFDISHTMGEATVASCVVWANGAMRNGEYRRYNIDGITPGDDYAAMRQVLTRRYEKVASGEGARPDLVLIDGGKGQLGIAVEVMAELGLDLPLVGVAKGEERKMGAEELIRPGVAAGLVLGPDHPALHLIAEIRDEAHRFAIAGHRAKRAKKRLTSTLEDIPGIGPARRKRLLTTFGGLAGVRNATVEDLCRVEGISRKLAEQIQRQLN; this is translated from the coding sequence ATGGGTTTCGACGCGAAGGCCTGGTTGCCGACGGTGCCGGAGGATCCCGGCGTCTATCGCATGATAGGCGCCGAGGAGGACGTGCTCTACGTCGGCAAGGCGAAGAACCTGCGCCGGCGCGTGTCGTCCTACTTCCAGCGCACGCCGTCGAGCCCGCGCATCGGCCTCATGGTGGCGCAGGTCGCGCGGGTGGACATCACCGTCGTCAGGTCGGAAGCCGAGGCCCTCATCCTCGAGAACAACCTGATCAAGAGCCTGCGGCCGAAGTACAACATCCTGTTCCGGGACGACAAGTCCTACCCCTACATCCGCATCAGCAACGACCGCTTTCCGCGCATCGGCTTCTTCCGCGGCACCGTGGGGCGCGACGCGCGTTACTTCGGGCCGCTGCCGAACGTTTGGGCGGTGCGCGACACGATACAGCTGGTGCAGCGTGCCTTCCTGCTGCGCACCTGCGAAAACAGCGTGTTCGCCAACCGTTCGCGGCCCTGTCTATTGCACCAGATCCACCGCTGTTCAGCGCCCTGCGTCGACCTCGTGTCGAAGGAGGACTACGACGAGGACGTGCGACTGACCGCGCTTTTCCTGAATGGCCGTCATTCCGAGGTGATCGACAAGCTGTCGGCGCAGATGAACGCCGCCGCCGAAGCGCTCGCCTTCGAGAAGGCGGCGCAGATACGCGACCAGATCCGTGCGCTGTCCAAGGTGCTGCACAAGCAGTTCGCTGACAGCGCGCGCGACGAGGACCTCGACATCGTCGTGGCCATCGAGCGCGACGGCGCCGCCTGCGTCAATCACGCGATGGTGCGCGGCGGCCGCCACCTCGGCGATCACGCCCACTTCCCGGCGGCCGGGCAGGGCAGCGCGGCCGACATGCTGGTGGCTTTCCTCAGCCAGCACTACGCAAGCGGCAACGCGCCCAGGCGCATCGTTGTCAATGTGCTGCCGGAGGATGAAGTGGAGGCCCCGCTGCCCGGCTCGACACTTGCGCTCGCCCGCAACGAACGCGAACGCGCGTGGGCGGACATGGCGCTGAAGAACGCCGAGATCGCGCTGCGCGCGAAGATCGACGCCGGCGCGCGCGCGTCGCACCGCGTCGCCGCACTGGTCGAGGCGCTCGAACTCGATATCGCACCGGAGCGCATCGAATGCTTCGACATCAGTCACACGATGGGTGAAGCGACCGTCGCCTCCTGTGTCGTGTGGGCCAACGGCGCGATGCGCAACGGCGAGTACCGCCGCTACAACATCGACGGCATCACGCCGGGTGACGACTACGCGGCGATGCGTCAGGTGCTGACGCGGCGCTACGAGAAGGTGGCGAGCGGCGAGGGCGCGCGGCCCGATCTGGTGCTGATCGACGGCGGCAAGGGCCAGCTCGGCATCGCCGTCGAGGTGATGGCCGAACTCGGGCTCGATCTGCCGCTGGTCGGCGTGGCCAAGGGCGAAGAGCGCAAGATGGGCGCCGAGGAGCTGATACGCCCGGGTGTCGCCGCGGGCCTGGTGCTTGGTCCCGACCACCCGGCCCTGCACCTGATCGCCGAAATCCGCGACGAGGCGCACCGTTTCGCCATCGCGGGTCACCGCGCCAAGCGCGCGAAGAAGCGGCTGACGTCGACGCTGGAAGACATTCCGGGCATCGGTCCGGCGCGCCGCAAGCGCCTGCTCACCACCTTCGGCGGGCTGGCCGGCGTGCGCAATGCCACGGTCGAAGACCTGTGCCGGGTCGAAGGCATCAGCCGCAAGCTCGCCGAACAGATACAGCGGCAGTTAAACTAG
- the pgsA gene encoding CDP-diacylglycerol--glycerol-3-phosphate 3-phosphatidyltransferase, with protein sequence MFTLPTALTWARILLIPLFVGVFFLPDQTLVMPDKNLIATVVFVIAAITDWLDGYLARTLNQTSAFGAFLDPVADKLMVAAALIMLVELDRTSTVIALIIIGREITISALREWMAKVGAARSVAVSMIGKVKTTAQMIAIPMLLYFDPLFGIDVGFIGGKLIWIAAVLTVWSMVYYMRKAWPELRARKAI encoded by the coding sequence ATGTTTACGCTGCCAACCGCGCTGACCTGGGCGCGCATCCTGCTCATTCCGCTGTTCGTCGGCGTTTTCTTCCTGCCTGACCAGACGCTGGTGATGCCGGACAAGAACCTGATCGCGACCGTCGTGTTCGTCATCGCGGCCATCACCGACTGGCTCGACGGCTACCTCGCGCGCACGCTGAACCAGACGTCCGCCTTCGGTGCTTTCCTCGACCCGGTGGCCGACAAGCTGATGGTGGCGGCAGCCCTGATCATGCTGGTCGAGCTCGACCGCACCAGCACCGTCATCGCCCTCATCATCATCGGTCGCGAAATCACCATTTCCGCTTTGCGCGAATGGATGGCCAAGGTGGGGGCGGCGCGCAGCGTCGCCGTGTCGATGATAGGCAAGGTGAAAACGACGGCGCAGATGATCGCCATCCCGATGCTGCTGTACTTCGATCCGCTGTTCGGCATCGACGTCGGCTTCATCGGCGGCAAGCTGATCTGGATCGCCGCGGTGCTCACCGTGTGGTCCATGGTGTACTACATGCGAAAGGCATGGCCCGAACTGCGTGCGCGCAAGGCGATCTGA
- a CDS encoding extracellular solute-binding protein, with product MRPLKSRFFLCVFLPCLLALSFGASAASAAGTVRLVAAELSPYIGPTHAREGYVAELVRSAFERVGYTVDIRFYPPARARSVAASGQVDGLLPAPDTGSLESEFVLSAPFPGANGGLLKKRSLAIPYPADAVTRPLDTLRQLSHLRFGAVRGASVSAAFDGADFLKREYVDRDLQNLDKLALGRIDLMVVDKFRASDLMILHRPHLIGQLEFLRPPLFRSDFHVAFSRRAPRHERLRADFNRGLSALVREGRVEDILMRHGLSVRKPQASGRDVITVGTVNNPDMLLLKSLSAEFTRQNPGVQIEWRVLDENSLRTRLMTDLAIADGQFDVMTIGSYEAPLWAARGWLTPFRDLPAAYRVGDLLAPVRDSLSFSGELYALPFYAESSMTFYRRDLFRAADLVMPAQPTYNEIRQLAARLHDPAKGIYGICLRGRPGWGENVPVLTTMVNTFGGRWFDPLWRPEIDSAPWREAASLYVDLLRRYGPPDAHLNGFPETLDLFARGRCAMWIDATVAAGMLFDPRTSSVAASLGFAPAPVERVRDGANWLWVWSLAVPESSPNKALARRFVEWATSADYVRLVAARRGWVTVPPGTRQSTYDAPGYRDAAAFSRFVNEAIASSHTRLPGRHYSGVQWVGIAEFPAIGHAVGTELARALQGEQDVDTALRRSQAEVTRLMRDSGYLKP from the coding sequence GTGCGTCCGCTCAAGTCCCGTTTTTTCCTGTGCGTCTTTCTGCCTTGCCTGCTCGCGCTGTCTTTCGGCGCGTCCGCGGCCAGCGCGGCGGGCACGGTCCGCCTGGTCGCTGCCGAACTGTCGCCGTACATCGGTCCGACGCACGCACGCGAGGGCTATGTTGCAGAGCTTGTCCGTAGCGCGTTTGAGCGCGTCGGCTACACGGTGGATATCCGCTTCTATCCGCCGGCGCGCGCGCGCAGCGTCGCCGCATCGGGGCAGGTCGATGGTCTGCTGCCGGCGCCTGACACCGGTTCGCTGGAGAGCGAGTTCGTGCTGTCGGCGCCGTTTCCCGGCGCCAACGGCGGCCTGCTCAAGAAGCGGTCGCTCGCCATTCCCTATCCGGCCGACGCGGTTACACGACCGCTGGACACGCTGCGCCAGCTGTCGCACCTGCGCTTTGGCGCAGTGCGTGGCGCATCGGTGTCGGCCGCCTTCGACGGCGCCGATTTCCTCAAGCGCGAGTACGTCGATCGCGATCTGCAGAATCTCGACAAGCTGGCGCTGGGCCGCATCGATCTGATGGTGGTCGACAAATTCCGCGCCAGCGATCTGATGATCCTGCACCGGCCGCACCTGATCGGGCAGCTCGAATTCCTGCGGCCACCGCTGTTCCGCAGCGATTTTCATGTCGCCTTCTCGCGGCGCGCGCCGCGGCACGAGCGGCTGCGCGCCGACTTCAACCGCGGGCTGTCGGCACTGGTGCGCGAAGGGCGCGTCGAGGACATCCTGATGCGGCACGGACTGAGCGTGCGCAAGCCACAGGCCTCGGGGCGCGACGTGATCACGGTGGGCACGGTCAACAATCCGGACATGCTGCTGCTGAAGTCGCTGTCCGCCGAGTTCACGCGCCAGAACCCGGGCGTGCAGATCGAATGGCGGGTGCTGGACGAGAACTCGCTGCGCACGCGTCTGATGACCGATCTGGCGATTGCCGATGGCCAGTTCGACGTGATGACCATCGGCTCCTACGAAGCGCCGCTGTGGGCCGCGCGCGGCTGGCTCACGCCTTTCCGCGATCTGCCGGCCGCCTACCGCGTCGGCGACCTGCTGGCGCCGGTGCGCGACAGCCTGTCTTTCAGTGGCGAGCTGTATGCCTTGCCCTTTTACGCGGAGAGCTCGATGACCTTCTACCGGCGCGATCTGTTCCGCGCCGCCGACCTCGTCATGCCGGCGCAGCCGACCTATAACGAAATCCGGCAGCTGGCGGCGCGGCTGCACGATCCGGCCAAGGGCATCTACGGCATCTGCCTGCGCGGGCGCCCCGGCTGGGGCGAGAACGTGCCGGTGCTCACGACCATGGTGAATACCTTCGGCGGCCGCTGGTTCGACCCGCTGTGGCGACCGGAAATCGACAGCGCACCGTGGCGCGAGGCGGCGTCGCTGTACGTCGATCTGCTGCGCCGTTACGGACCGCCCGACGCGCACCTCAACGGCTTTCCGGAAACGCTCGACCTGTTCGCCCGCGGCCGCTGCGCGATGTGGATCGATGCCACGGTGGCGGCCGGCATGCTGTTCGATCCGCGGACCTCGTCGGTTGCCGCCAGCCTCGGCTTTGCGCCGGCGCCGGTCGAGCGCGTCCGGGACGGCGCGAACTGGCTGTGGGTGTGGTCGCTTGCGGTGCCTGAATCGTCGCCGAACAAGGCGCTGGCACGCCGCTTTGTCGAATGGGCGACGTCGGCCGATTACGTTCGTCTGGTGGCGGCGCGCCGGGGCTGGGTCACGGTGCCGCCGGGCACCCGGCAGTCGACCTACGATGCACCCGGCTATCGCGACGCCGCGGCCTTCTCGCGTTTCGTGAACGAAGCCATCGCCAGCTCGCACACGCGACTGCCGGGGCGCCACTACAGCGGCGTGCAGTGGGTCGGCATCGCGGAATTTCCTGCCATCGGTCATGCCGTCGGCACCGAGCTGGCGCGTGCATTGCAGGGCGAGCAGGACGTGGATACCGCGCTGCGCAGATCGCAGGCCGAGGTGACGCGGTTGATGCGCGATTCGGGTTACCTGAAGCCCTAG